A genomic stretch from Caloenas nicobarica isolate bCalNic1 chromosome 3, bCalNic1.hap1, whole genome shotgun sequence includes:
- the ADI1 gene encoding acireductone dioxygenase, giving the protein MVEAWYMDESPEDQRAPHRLQPNCPVSLEQLRRLGVVYRKLDADNYETDPCLKEIRQAENYSWMDIVTIRKDKLPNYEEKIKTFYEEHLHLDDEIRYILDGSGYFDVRDKDDKWIRISLEKGDMITLPAGIYHRFTLDENNYVKAMRLFVGEPVWTPYNRPADDFPARKQYLKFLAAEAQ; this is encoded by the exons ATGGTGGAGGCCTGGTACATGGACGAGTCCCCAGAGGACCAGCGGGCGCCCCACCGCCTGCAGCCCAACTGCCCCgtcagcctggagcagctgcgCCGCCTCGGCGTCGTCTACCGCAAG TTGGATGCAGACAACTACGAGACTGATCCGTGTCTGAAAGAGATTCGGCaagcagaaaattattcttgGATGGATATAGTAACCATACGTAAAGACAAGCTTCCGAATTATGAGGAGAAG ataaaaacattttatgaagaACATTTACACCTAGACGACGAAATTCGCTACATATTAGATGGATCTGGCTATTTTGATGTTCGAGACAAGGATGACAAATGGATCCGGATTTCCCTGGAAAAAGGAGACATGATAACCCTCCCTGCCGGCATATATCACCGATTTACACTGGATGAGAAT AATTACGTGAAGGCGATGAGACTCTTCGTTGGAGAACCGGTCTGGACACCATACAACAGGCCGGCTGATGATTTCCCTGCTCGGAAACAGTACCTGAAGTTTTTGGCTGCAGAAGCACAGTAA